In Stanieria sp. NIES-3757, the DNA window AGCAGCTAAATTGTCGCCACCACTTTCTAAAAAAACTAAGTCCAAATGAGTAAAACGATGTTCTAATTCTTCGATCGCAATTAAATTAATTGAAGCATCTTCCCGAATGGCAGTATGAGGACAACCACCCGTTTCTACACCAATAATGCGATCGCTGCTTAAGGCTTGAGAACGAACTAAAAACTGTGCGTCTTCTTGGGTATAAATATCATTAGTAACTACGGCAATATGGTATTTTTCTCTTAAAGACTTACACAAAGCATCTAATAAAGCGGTTTTGCCAGAACCAACAGGTCCAGCAATGCCAATGCGAAAAGTGTTCATAACAAGTTAAATTAAGAAAACATGAATTACCAATATTAAACCTGGAAAATAGGGCAAAATAGTGGAATTTGAGGAAGTTTTAAATTTTTGGTTTGGTAAACCTGAGACTGAAGGTTATGGTCAACCCCGTCAGTTTTGGTTTGTCAAACAAAATGATGTCGATCAAGAAATTAAATCTCGTTTTTACTCTATTTATCAACTAGCTGCAAAGGGTAAATTAGACTTTTGGCAGGAAACACCCCTAAGCTGTCTGGCATTGATCGTTGTTTTAGATCAGTTTCCTCGCAATATGTTTCGTGGAAAACCTCAAGCTTTTGCCACAGACACCCTGGCTTTGAAATTTGCTCAATATGCTCTATCTCAAAATTACGACCAACAATTATTACCAGTCCAACGTTGGTTTATTTATCTTCCATTTGAACATAGCGAAAATTTTGAACATCAACAAACAGCCGTAAATTTATTTTCGACTCTCAAAGATGACCCTAATAGTGCTAGAACAATTGAATATGCTATTCGCCATTTAGAAATTATTGAGCGTTTTGGAAGATTTCCTCATCGCAATCAAATTCTTGGTCGAGAAAGTACTCCTGAAGAATTAGAATTCCTTAGTCAACCTGGTTCAAAATTTTAATTATTATGTTATTGCTGATTGGAGATATTGGTGGCACTAAAACTATCTTGCGTCTGATCGAAGTAGCAGAGCAAGTTCAATCTGTTGAAACCATTCAACAAACTAAGTATCGTGGCACCAAAACTATCTTGCGTCTAATCGAAGTAGCAGAGCAAGTTCAATCCTTTGAAACCATTCAACAAGCTAATTATCCTAGTAGTTCCTTTTCCGATCTGGTTCCGATGGTAAAACAGTTTTTAGCTACTGTAGAATCAAAAGTACCAAAAAGAGCTTGTTTTGCGATCGCAGGACCAGTGGTTAATAATATCTCTACTTTAACTAATCTTAATTGGCATTTGGATAGTCAGCGATTAGAACAAGAATTAAATCTAGAAAAAGTCGATCTAATTAATGATTTTGCTGCTAATAGTTATGGGGTTTTAGCTTTAAAAGACTCTGATTTATATCCTTTACAAGTAGGTCAAGCACGAGAATTTAGCCCAATCGCTGTACTTGGGGCAGGTACGGGTTTAGGAGAAGGATTTTTAATACCTCAAGGTAAATTTTATCAAGTTTTTGCTACCGAAGGAGGACATACAGATTTTGCTCCTCGTAACGATTTGGAAATGCAACTTTTACAATATCTTCAACATAAATTAAATATAGAACACATTTCTGTTGAACGAGTCGTATCTGGCCAGGGAATTGTCTCAATTTATCAATTTTTACGAGATTCTAATTATGCTGCTGAATCTCCAGAAATCAGCGCAAAAATTTTCAATTGGGAACAGCAAAAGAGTCCGAAAATCGATCCTGCTGCAATTATTTCTCAGGGCGCAAGAGTTTCAGGCGATCGCCTTTGCCAAAAAACAATGGCAATGTTTGTTGAAGCTTATGGAGCCGAAACTGGTAATTTAGCTCTAAAATTATTACCTTATGGTGGTATTTATTTAGCTGGCGGTATTGCAGCTAAAAACATAGATCTGATGTCAGACGGTCGTTTTTTAGCTAGCTTTAAACAAAAAGGTCGACTAAGTTTTTTACTAGAGAATATTCCAATTAATCTAGTTACTAATGTCCAGGTAGGACTATTAGGCTCAATTTTATATGCTTTACAATTTGTTTAATTGTTCATCATTAACTGCTATTGTTTTCTTAACTGAGATTTAAATATTATTTCCAGTTAAACAATTAGCAGATTTACTCAAAAATAATTAGTTTTTATGTTGATTTTAATATCCATAATATAATAACTGGTTAATTTAATTGCAATAAAGATATTAGTTACGAAGTTAATATTTATAACTTGACATTTATGTTTATAAATGTTAAATTTTATAGTTAATTTCAGCATATTTAGCCTAATTCTAATTGTTTAATTAAGCAAATAGAAGCGGGGGAACCAAATTGGGGGCTTATCTTTATAGTTAACATAAAGAAGGACATCTCTCAGTCCTAGCCCGTCAGCTAACCTCGTCGGCATTGAGAGGAAACTGAAGAGGCAAAGACTTAAACAACTAAACCTCATCAGTATTCCTAACAGTTATTGTTCAGTTTTTGCTGTCAATTATTTCTGTAAGGGGAGTTGAAATGAACTTATAAATTTTTATTAGTTAATAACTTTTAGATTAATCTAATTCCTAATAATTAAAAAATTTTTTTGCCGAGTTATTAAAACTTTTTTGACTAAAAAACAAAATCGAATAGTCTTTTTATAATACTACTCAAAATTTTCAATATTTTTGGGTTCTAATTCTGTTGTACACAAAAACAATAAAACTTTGGTGTGGTTGATTTGTCAATCTCTTTAGGATATTAAAGGGATTTACTAGTTTTCGACACTGTTAAATTCTGTGTAGATAGGAAGCAGAAATGTTTTTAAATTTGAGTATAGTGAAATAAAAGACGAATGAATCAGGAAGTATTTCCAAGGATTTAGAGTAGCACAGGTCTTACGATGTAGGCGAATTAATATAGTATCCAAGTCTGGTGTTTTTTCCTTTCAGTCTTGTTAAATAAGTTTTACAGACAAGATGATCTTTTGGTTTAATAACACAAGAATAATTAGGATAATCATCACGCTCCATATTATAAGCTGTGCCAGCATCTAAAATTTGTAATTAATTGATCTATTTCACAAGACCTTTTTTACTCTTCTTATGCAGATGATCGATCAAATCCAAAAATCAGAAGCGATTAGATTAGTTGAAACCGCTTCTCAAAATACGCCAATAATTATAGATTTTGATGAAACTTTATTTTTACGTAATTCTACGGCTGAATATCTCGATAGTCTTAGACCTAGAACATTAGGATTATTATTATTAAAATTTTTATATTTGATCGAACCTTGGAATTGGTTGCCTGGAAGATTTAAAAATTCAAAAGTACAAGATTGGTTTTTAGTTATAGCCTCTACAATCTTTTTACCCTGGACGTGGTTTTTGTGGCAAAAGAAAGCTCGGCTATTAGCCAAACGACATCAAAATCTAGAATTGCTGGCTACTGTTAGTAATATTAATTCTCCGATTATAATTGCAACTATAGGATTTAATTTTATTATTAATCCGATTCTGAATCATATGCCAATTAAATATGATCGCGTAGTTGGTTGTAGATTTTGGCAAGGATTTAAAGATAGAACAGAAGGCAAATTGCTGATGCTCAAAAAAGTTTTATCTTCAGAACAACTTAAATCTGCAATGGTAATTACTGACTCTGAAGATGATTTGCCTCTGTTGCAAGAAGTAGCACAACCTTGTTTAGTAATTTGGCCATCAGCGGAATATATTGCACCACTACAAAATGTTTATCTACCATTTTTATACCTAGAAAAAGTCAAACGGTTTGGGCAAAATTACCTTGCTAAAGTAATTATTTGGGAAGACTTGCCGTTATTATTGTTAGCTTTTTCTTGGCAAGCTAATAATACAATCTGGCATGGTTTTAGTATTGTCTTATTTTTAATTTCTTTTTGGTGCATTTATGAAATAGGCTACTATGAAAACGATCTTGTTGCCGAAAAATACGAAGAAAAACCCAATTTATCGAGTAGATATTATCAATACAAAGAAATAATGAAGACATGGAACCCGTGGGTTTGGTCTTTGATATTTGCAGTTTTAGGCGATATTTGTTTAAGCAAAGCTGAAGGGGTAACGATACCATTTAATTATGAATTAATATCTGCTCAATTAGAGTCATTCAATCCCCTGCTGTTACATTTAATATGTTGGATTGTTTTTTTATTAGCAACCAGATTTTGTTTTTGGAGTTTCAACTACCTCAATAAACAGACAAGGACTTGGTTGTATTTATTACTTCAGTCTTTAAGGTATTACGGTTTTATAGCTGTAACCCCAACTAATCTGATTGGTACTAGCTTATTGTCTAGCCATATACTCTGTCACTCAATGCTTTATTTGGTTTATCGCTATGGAGGCGGTAATGCAGAAAATTGGCCCAAACAAGTACCAAGAGCAATGTTGCGTTGGTTTGTATTTATGTTTATTTTATCAGCGATCGCGATTGGGGCAAGAGATTTAT includes these proteins:
- a CDS encoding hypothetical protein (protein of unknown function DUF924), with protein sequence MEFEEVLNFWFGKPETEGYGQPRQFWFVKQNDVDQEIKSRFYSIYQLAAKGKLDFWQETPLSCLALIVVLDQFPRNMFRGKPQAFATDTLALKFAQYALSQNYDQQLLPVQRWFIYLPFEHSENFEHQQTAVNLFSTLKDDPNSARTIEYAIRHLEIIERFGRFPHRNQILGRESTPEELEFLSQPGSKF
- a CDS encoding glucokinase, producing MLLLIGDIGGTKTILRLIEVAEQVQSVETIQQTKYRGTKTILRLIEVAEQVQSFETIQQANYPSSSFSDLVPMVKQFLATVESKVPKRACFAIAGPVVNNISTLTNLNWHLDSQRLEQELNLEKVDLINDFAANSYGVLALKDSDLYPLQVGQAREFSPIAVLGAGTGLGEGFLIPQGKFYQVFATEGGHTDFAPRNDLEMQLLQYLQHKLNIEHISVERVVSGQGIVSIYQFLRDSNYAAESPEISAKIFNWEQQKSPKIDPAAIISQGARVSGDRLCQKTMAMFVEAYGAETGNLALKLLPYGGIYLAGGIAAKNIDLMSDGRFLASFKQKGRLSFLLENIPINLVTNVQVGLLGSILYALQFV
- a CDS encoding urease accessory protein G, translating into MNTFRIGIAGPVGSGKTALLDALCKSLREKYHIAVVTNDIYTQEDAQFLVRSQALSSDRIIGVETGGCPHTAIREDASINLIAIEELEHRFTHLDLVFLESGGDNLAATFSPELVDLTIYVIDVAAGDKIPRKGGPGITKSDLLVINKIDLAPMVGASLDVMEQDTKKMRGDKPFVFTNLKTKQGLENVINFITNQKV